One window from the genome of Onychomys torridus chromosome 20, mOncTor1.1, whole genome shotgun sequence encodes:
- the Slc25a3 gene encoding phosphate carrier protein, mitochondrial, with protein MFSSVAHLARANPFNAPHLQLVHDGLSGPRSPPGPPRRSRHLAAAAVEEYSCEFGSMKYYALCGFGGVLSCGLTHTAVVPLDLVKCRMQVDPQKYKGIFNGFSVTLKEDGVRGLAKGWAPTFIGYSMQGLCKFGFYEVFKVLYSNMLGEENTYLWRTSLYLAASASAEFFADIALAPMEAAKVRIQTQPGYANTLREALPKMYSEEGLNAFYKGVAPLWMRQIPYTMMKFACFERTVEALYKFVVPKPRSECSKPEQLVVTFVAGYIAGVFCAIVSHPADSVVSVLNKEKGSTASQVLQRLGFRGVWKGLFARIIMIGTLTALQWFIYDSVKVYFRLPRPPPPEMPESLKKKLGLTE; from the exons ATGTTCTCGTCCGTGGCACATCTGGCCCGGGCGAACCCCTTCAACGCGCCGCACCTGCAGCTGGTGCACGATGGCCTCTCGGGCCCCCGCAGCCCCCCGGGCCCGCCCCGGCGTTCCCGCCACCTGGCTGCCGCCGCCGTGGAAG AGTACAGTTGTGAATTTGGCTCCATGAAGTATTATGcactgtgtggctttggtggGGTCTTAAGTTGTGGGCTGACACACACTGCTGTTGTTCCCCTGGATTTAGTGAAATGCCGCATGCAG GTGGACCCTCAGAAGTACAAGGGCATATTTAATGGGTTCTCCGTTACACTGAAAGAGGATGGTGTTCGTGGTCTGGCTAAAGGATGGGCCCCAACTTTTATTGGCTACTCCATGCAAGGGCTCTGCAAGTTCGGCTTTTATGAAGTCTTCAAAGTCTTATATAGCAACATGCTCGGTGAG GAAAACACCTATCTGTGGCGTACGTCACTCTATCTAGCTGCTTCTGCCAGTGCTGAGTTCTTTGCTGACATTGCCCTGGCTCCTATGGAAGCTGCTAAAGTTCGAATTCAAACCCAGCCTGGCTATGCCAACACACTGAGGGAAGCTCTTCCCAAAATGTATAGCGAAGAAGGCTTAAATGC GTTCTACAAGGGTGTTGCTCCTCTGTGGATGAGACAGATCCCATACACCATGATGAAATTTGCCTGCTTTGAACGTACTGTTGAAGCATTGTACAAATTTGTGGTTCCCAAGCCCCGAAGTGAATGTTCAAAGCCAGAGCAGCTGGTTGTGACGTTTGTGGCAGGTTACATAG CTGGAGTCTTCTGTGCAATTGTCTCTCACCCTGCTGACTCTGTGGTCTCTGTACTGAATAAAGAGAAGGGAAGCACTGCTTCTCAGGTCCTGCAGAGACTCGGCTTCAGAG GTGTGTGGAAGGGCCTCTTTGCCCGAATCATCATGATTGGCACTCTGACCGCACTACAGTGGTTCATCTATGACTCTGTGAAGGTCTACTTCAGGCTCCCTCGCCCTCCTCCACCTGAGATGCCAGAGTCTCTGAAGAAGAAGCTTGGGTTGACTGAGTAG
- the Tmpo gene encoding thymopoietin isoform X5, translated as MFPYEASTPTGISASCRRPIKGAAGRPLELSDFRMEESFSSKYVPKYAPLADVKSEKTKKGRSIPMWIKMLLFVVVAVFLFLVYQAMETNQGNPFSNFLQDAKISN; from the exons ATGTTCCCCTATGAAGCATCTACTCCAACAGGAATCAG TGCTAGCTGCCGCAGGCCAATTAAAGGGGCTGCAGGCCGGCCGCTGGAGCTCAGTGACTTCCGGATGGAAGAGTCGTTCTCATCGAAATATGTCCCCAAGTATGCTCCTTTGGCAGATGTCAAGTCGGAAAAGACGAAGAAGGGACGCTCCATTCCCATGTGGATAAAAATGTTGCTGTTTGTTGTTGtagcagtttttttgtttttggtctatCAAGCTATGGAAACCAACCAAGGAAATCCCTTCTCTAATTTTCTTCAAGATGCTAAAATCTCCAACTGA